In a single window of the Daphnia carinata strain CSIRO-1 chromosome 4, CSIRO_AGI_Dcar_HiC_V3, whole genome shotgun sequence genome:
- the LOC130695004 gene encoding adhesion G protein-coupled receptor L2-like yields the protein MALLSRCGWWFSSSSSILLFVWTLIVCLSLTAQARAPAGDQRKYRTAYACEGSMLTLSCSDNNEVINLLRANYGRFSITICNEHGDTDWSVNCMSHRSLRALHSKCNQQTNCSILASTNVFGDPCPGTLKYLEAHYQCVPATPTSSTARPRPPWFSSVGPSIWNTLGLQNASSTTTTTTTSNPMVLSTSTEQAEIVPAVVGNATSQLSTTAILEQGNGTSTASAAVTTSSTTGKPSTTTTTTSTTTPLPNLLVELTEVTVLVPDFPGRRPQSSSSSSTPLPPTTSTLSISGFEDDQDLVGLDDVVVGVDKENGHDLNGDLITTPGSSTTAASSSRPKSSSDHKSQRPPGGVDHNMYCQPAVTRGLYWNWTRSGDQVVQPCPGGATGYARWFCSAGQGAAASAAWYPSSPDLSECKSVWLTSLDSRIGEGDSIISIANDLAQVTHSKTLYGGDMMAAARLLRQMALKMAADLQAFPDWRQREAIVTELVQSVVRAGSSLLGSAQSLAWRDLGLTTPPIGAGTTTTAAVAVALPPQAPSATLNSASSSSSADADEVASVDPHYYATQQRDQHARTTATALLTGLEENAFLLANTISRQKSVFQSFDNILMSVRVLDMRNINELTFPSAEELQVWKSKEDWITLPAEALLENSDNGLVRVVLFAYEHMEDILSPTSMNHQLHNHHHSHRDQATATGSGSVSSPNRQQQQQQHQQQQQQQQQQQQFGHYSEQYNATRIVNSRVISASLGKGRHIQLPQPVTIRFQHLRQDNVSNPTCVFWDYTISGWSDEGCRVLATNRTHTQCRCDHLTNFAVLMDLHSTPLTSLHQRALATITYIGCSISIVCLALAVAVFTLCHRQLKSDRNTIHKNLCLCLLLAEIVFLSGINATHDRIVCGLVAGLLHFFFLCAFMWMLLEGFQLYVMLVEVFESDKSRVKWYYLCGYGVPVLIDAVSSVVDPFSYGTLDYCWLRADNYFIFSFVGPVILILAANFVFLGLAIWVMYRHQTTSAVMKSKEQSRLTNARVWIRGSFILVFLLGLTWTFGLLYLSESTVAMAYVFTILNSFQGVFIFFFHCFQNEQVRKDVYKALHRHGCLPSSCLAGNSSSSSTSATSPSTGGKDNQTIFYGSSGATSAGATLTASDALTTATYMPQPWRGPADVTLVAPQLSNNNSSMRLNNTKNSQLRSSARTLKQQPIINSPHELENGSYKSYGRDSGNGSSEQDDSSPRQQQLRAQQPLVQQQVQLQQQQQALLQQQQQQQQQQQQQQQQQQQQQQQQQANGSMNRPRGNNYPHPVPNPALAEGAAMDAQLIAQFRDNTRTSPLRLAHHHQQHLRGSNKRSRSASPWNHTYMEIDLRRAGGARKTLAEEAEEENGMVSDPVYEEIERNAGCGGGDLCPCSNNQQHQLQRGPAVLHYQQASDLSDEDRRQNSSDVSRQSSRSYGDSRPLIPLQQHHHHNHGHHHHQLSSQSQPGGTHDLLTTISCAFNSPHLRTKHRHPSLNQFDAAQHSHPAMPPIHMGFEGAPHFDADRYSQRPTLYPYEQETGLTALSLMNGERIFVASGAVLEQQRSPAIQRPTLPFTEC from the exons ATGGCGCTCTTGTCTCGCTGTGGTTGGTGGTTTTCATCATCCTCGTCGATATTATTATTCGTCTGGACTTTGATTGTCTGCCTAAGTCTGACGGCTCAAGCTCGTGCTCCCGCCG gTGACCAGAGAAAGTACCGGACGGCGTACGCGTGCGAAGGGTCCATGTTGACGTTGTCTTGCAGCGACAACAACGAGGTGATCAACCTGCTGCGGGCCAACTACGGCCGTTTCTCCATCACCATCTGCAACGAGCACGGCGACACGGACTGGTCCGTCAACTGCATGTCGCATCGTTCTCTACGCGCCCTACACTCCAA ATGCAATCAGCAGACTAATTGCAGCATTCTGGCCAGCACCAACGTCTTCGGAGATCCGTGCCCAGGCACGCTCAAGTACCTCGAAGCCCACTATCAATGCGTTCCAG CGACGCCCACATCTTCGACAGCCAGGCCGAGGCCGCCTTGGTTCAGCTCGGTCGGACCGTCCATCTGGAACACGTTGGGCTTGCAAAATGCCtcgtcgacgacgacgacgacgaccacaTCCAATCCGATGGTGTTGTCGACGTCGACCGAACAAGCCGAGATAGTCCCCGCGGTCGTCGGCAACGCGACGTCGCAATTGTCGACAACGGCCATTTTGGAACAGGGCAACGGCACGTCCACCGCGTCCGCTGCAGTGACGACGAGTTCGACCACCGGCAAGCCGTCAaccacgacgacgacgacatcgACGACAACTCCATTGCCTAATCTCTTAGTGGAACTGACGGAAGTCACAGTGCTCGTCCCCGATTTCCCCGGCCGTCGTCCGCAATCTTCTTCCTCGTCGTCCACTCCGCTACCGCCGACCACCTCGACGCTGTCCATTTCCGGTTTCGAAGACGATCAAGATCTCGTCGGACTGGACGACGTCGTCGTTGGCGTCGACAAAGAAAACGGACACGATCTAAATGGCGATCTCATTACCACTCCCGGTTCCAGTACGACCG ctgcCAGTAGTTCGAGACCGAAAAGCTCTTCAGACCACAAATCACAGCGGCCACCTGGTGGCGTTGATCACAACATGTACTGCCAGCCGGCCGTTACGCGAGGATTGTACTGGAACTGGACCCGAAGTGGCGACCAAGTCGTTCAACCTTGCCCCGGAGGTGCGACCGGCTACGCCAGATGGTTCTGTTCGGCCGGCCAAGGAGCCGCAGCGTCGGCCGCTTGGTATCCATCGTCGCCCGATCTCAGCGAGTGCAAGTCGGTTTGGTTGACGAGCCTGGACTCGCGGATCGGCGAAGGCGACTCGATCATTTCCATCGCCAACGATTTGGCCCAAGTGACGCATTCCAAGACGCTCTACGGCGGCGACATGATGGCCGCCGCCCGTCTACTCCGACAAATGGCCCTGAAGATGGCCGCCGACCTGCAGGCATTCCCCGACTGGAGACAGCGCGAAGCCATCGTCACGGAGCTGGTGCAGAGCGTCGTCAGGGCCGGCTCCAGCCTCCTCGGATCGGCCCAGTCTCTGGCGTGGAGGGATCTCGGTCTCACCACGCCACCCATCGGAGccggaacaacaacaacagcagcagtagCGGTAGCGCTACCGCCACAAGCACCGTCGGCTACCCTAAATTCCgcatcgtcttcttcgtctgcGGATGCCGATGAAGTGGCATCCGTGGATCCGCATTACTACGCCACTCAACAGAGGGATCAGCACGCCAGAACGACGGCCACGGCCCTGCTCACCGGACTCGAGGAGAACGCCTTCTTGCTGGCCAACACCATCTCGCGGCAGAAATCCGTTTTCCAGTCATTCGACAATATCCTCATGTCCGTCCGAGTGCTGGACATGAGGAACATCAACGAGCTGACGTTCCCCTCGGCCGAGGAGCTTCAAGTTTGGAAATCGAAAGAGGACTGGATCACTCTGCCCGCCGAGGCCCTGCTGGAGAACAGCGACAACGGCCTCGTCCGCGTCGTCTTGTTCGCCTATGAGCACATGGAGGACATTCTGAGCCCGACCAGCATGAACCATCAGCTACACAATCATCACCACTCGCACCGCGATCAGGCGACCGCGACCGGTTCCGGTTCCGTTTCCTCTCCCAaccgccaacaacaacaacaacaacatcagcagcagcagcagcagcagcagcagcagcagcagtttgGCCATTATTCGGAGCAGTACAATGCCACCCGCATCGTCAACTCTCGGGTGATTTCCGCCTCGCTGGGCAAGGGCCGTCACATCCAGCTGCCGCAGCCGGTGACGATCCGCTTCCAGCATCTGCGCCAGGATAACGTTTCCAATCCGACGTGCGTCTTCTGGGACTACACCATCAGCGGATGGTCGGACGAAGGCTGCAGGGTGCTGGCCACCAACCGGACGCACACCCAGTGCCGATGCGACCACTTGACCAACTTCGCCGTATTGATGGATCTCCACTCGACTCCGCTGACGTCGCTCCACCAGAGGGCTTTGGCCACCATCACCTACATCGGCTGCAGCATCTCGATCGTCTGCCTGGCCCTGGCCGTCGCCGTCTTCACCCTGTGCCACCGCCAGCTCAAGTCGGACCGGAACACGATCCACAAGAACCTCTGCCTCTGTCTCTTGCTGGCCGAGATCGTCTTTCTCTCGGGCATCAACGCGACGCACGACAGGATCGTCTGCGGCCTAGTTGCCGGCCTCCTCCactttttcttcctctgcGCCTTCATGTGGATGCTCCTGGAAGGATTCCAGCTCTACGTCATGCTGGTCGAGGTCTTTGAGTCGGACAAGTCGCGCGTCAAGTGGTATTACCTCTGCGGATACGGAGTGCCCGTCCTCATCGACGCCGTCTCCTCGGTCGTCGATCCCTTCAGCTACGGCACTCTGGATTACTGCTGGCTCAGGGCCGACAACTACTTCATCTTTAGCTTTGTCGGGCCGGTCATTCTCATCCTCGCT GCCAATTTCGTCTTCTTGGGACTGGCTATTTGGGTCATGTACCGCCATCAGACCACGTCAGCTGTCATGAAGAGTAAAGAGCAATCGCGTCTGACTAACGCCAg gGTTTGGATCCGTGGATCGTTCATCTTGGTGTTCCTCTTGGGTTTGACGTGGACTTTTGGTCTTCTCTACTTGAGCGAGTCGACTGTGGCCATGGCCTACGTCTTCACCATCCTCAACAGTTTCCAGGgcgtcttcatcttcttcttccactgCTTCCAAAACGAGCAGGTCCGCAAGGACGTCTACAAGGCCCTACACCGGCACGGATGCTTGCCGTCCAGCTGCCTGGCCGGCAACTCGTCATCGTCCAGCACGTCGGCCACGTCGCCCAGCACCGGAGGCAAAGACAATCAGACCATTTTCTACGGATCGAGCGGTGCCACCTCTGCCGGCGCCACTCTGACGGCCAGCGACGCTCTGACCACAGCCACT TACATGCCCCAGCCGTGGAGAGGTCCCGCCGACGTGACCCTGGTTGCCCCCCAgctcagcaacaacaacagcagcatgCGACTCAACAACACCAAGAACAGCCAATTGCGATCCAGCGCTCGAACACTCAAACAGCAGCCAATCATCAACTCACCTCACGAACTCGAG AATGGATCGTACAAATCGTACGGACGTGATTCTGGCAATGGCAGCTCGGAACAGGATGACTCTTCTCCCCGTCAGCAGCAACTCCGCGCCCAACAGCCGCTGGTTCAGCAACAAGTCCAActtcagcagcaacaacaggctttgctccagcagcagcaacagcaacagcaacagcagcagcagcaacaacaacaacaacaacagcaacagcaacaacagcaagccaACGGGAGCATGAACCGACCGCGGGGCAACAACTACCCTCATCCGGTGCCCAATCCAGCCCTCGCCGAAGGAGCCGCCATGGACGCCCAGCTGATTGCCCAATTCCGCGACAACACCCGCACCTCTCCGCTCCGACTGGCCCACCACCACCAGCAACACCTGAGGGGATCGAACAAGCGCAGCCGCTCCGCTTCGCCGTGGAACCACACCTACATGGAGATCGATTTGAGAAGAGCCGGAGGAGCCCGCAAAACTTTGGCGGAGGAAGCGGAAGAGGAGAACGGAATGGTGTCGGATCCCGTCTACGAGGAAATCGAGCGCAACGCCGGATGCGGCGGCGGAGATCTCTGTCCGTGCAGCAACAACCAgcagcaccagctccagcgcGGCCCGGCCGTCTTGCACTACCAGCAGGCGTCGGACTTGAGCGACGAGGACCGGAGACAGAACAGCAGCGACGTCAGTCGGCAGTCGTCTCGCTCCTACGGCGACAGCCGTCCGTTGATCCCACTGCAGCAGCACCACCACCACAACCACGGGCACCATCACCACCAGTTGAGCAGCCAGAGCCAGCCGGGCGGGACTCACGACCTGTTGACGACCATCAGCTGCGCCTTCAATTCGCCGCACCTGAGGACCAAGCACCGCCATCCGAGTTTGAATCAGTTCGACGCCGCCCAGCATTCGCACCCGGCCATGCCGCCCATCCACATGGGCTTTGAAGGAGCTCCCCATTTCGACGCCGACCGCTACAGCCAGCGGCCCACATTGTACCCTTACGAGCAGGAGACGGGCCTGACGGCTCTCAGCCTCATGAACGGCGAGCGCATCTTTGTGGCCAGTGGTGCCGTGCTGGAGCAGCAACGCAGTCCCGCCATCCAGAGGCCCACTCTGCCATTCACGGAATGCTGA